From Chelatococcus sp. YT9, a single genomic window includes:
- a CDS encoding alpha/beta hydrolase: MGNTPDLQFLGVGEGDARRDIAVLSRPGADPAVVWLGGFRSDMRATKATALDDWAAEKGRAFLRFDYSGHGESTGRFEDGTISRWLEESIAVISTHTTGAPILVGSSMGGWIALLATLRLRAESSPHAPAGLVLIAPAVDFTERLMWEAFPEEARHAIKRDGVFLRPSQYGEPYVITRSLIEDGRRHLLLDGAIEPGCPVHILQGMEDPDVPWKHVLGFVEHLPGEAVTMTLIKDGDHRLSRPEDIERLVAAVAAMA; the protein is encoded by the coding sequence ATGGGCAACACGCCGGATCTGCAATTCCTTGGCGTCGGCGAGGGTGACGCGCGACGCGACATCGCGGTGCTGTCCCGCCCCGGCGCGGATCCAGCCGTCGTCTGGTTGGGCGGTTTCCGCTCGGATATGCGGGCCACCAAGGCGACAGCGCTGGACGACTGGGCGGCGGAGAAGGGCCGGGCTTTCCTGCGTTTCGATTATTCAGGCCATGGTGAATCCACGGGCCGGTTCGAAGATGGGACCATCTCGCGCTGGCTGGAGGAAAGTATCGCCGTCATATCGACCCATACGACAGGCGCTCCCATTCTCGTGGGCTCGTCGATGGGGGGCTGGATCGCGCTGCTCGCCACGCTGCGCCTGCGCGCGGAAAGCTCGCCCCATGCGCCCGCGGGCCTCGTTCTGATCGCACCGGCGGTGGATTTTACCGAGCGGTTGATGTGGGAGGCCTTTCCCGAGGAGGCCCGGCACGCCATCAAACGAGACGGCGTGTTCCTGCGACCGTCTCAGTATGGCGAGCCCTATGTCATCACGCGCAGCCTGATCGAGGACGGTCGCCGCCACCTGCTGCTCGATGGCGCCATCGAGCCGGGCTGTCCCGTCCATATCCTCCAGGGCATGGAAGACCCGGACGTGCCGTGGAAACATGTGCTCGGCTTCGTAGAGCATCTGCCCGGTGAGGCGGTGACGATGACGCTGATCAAGGACGGCGACCACCGCCTGTCACGCCCGGAGGATATAGAGCGTCTCGTCGCGGCGGTGGCGGCTATGGCGTGA
- the moeB gene encoding molybdopterin-synthase adenylyltransferase MoeB: MSLSSEEIERYARHIILRDVGGPGQAKLKAARVLVIGAGGLGAPLLQYLAAAGVGTIGIADDDTVSLSNLQRQIIHGTPDIDRLKVDSAIDAIARLNPHVAVAPHRLRVNDENVEALLAAYDVIADGSDNFATRYRVSDAAFHVGRPLVMGALGTFDASLTTLRPHESGPDGSPNPTYRCLFPEPPAPGTVPTCEEAGIIGALPGIIGSLMALEVIRAIVGFGEGLVGRLLLIDALTMRFETLSYSWDPDNVLSGSGNREKALTP, encoded by the coding sequence GTGAGTCTGTCGAGCGAAGAGATTGAGCGCTACGCGCGCCATATCATCCTGCGTGACGTCGGCGGTCCTGGGCAGGCCAAGCTGAAGGCGGCGCGTGTCCTGGTGATCGGCGCCGGCGGCCTCGGAGCCCCACTCCTCCAATATCTGGCGGCCGCGGGGGTCGGCACCATCGGCATCGCCGATGACGACACCGTGTCGCTGTCGAACCTGCAGCGGCAGATCATCCATGGGACGCCGGACATAGACCGCCTAAAGGTCGACAGCGCGATAGACGCGATCGCGCGCCTCAACCCGCATGTCGCCGTGGCGCCGCATCGGCTGCGCGTCAACGATGAGAATGTCGAGGCCCTGCTCGCCGCGTATGACGTCATTGCCGACGGCTCAGACAATTTCGCGACCCGCTACCGGGTTTCGGACGCAGCGTTCCATGTGGGGCGACCACTCGTCATGGGCGCGCTCGGCACGTTCGATGCGTCCCTCACCACTCTCCGGCCCCATGAATCAGGGCCGGACGGCAGTCCAAATCCGACATACCGGTGCTTGTTTCCAGAACCACCCGCACCAGGTACGGTGCCCACCTGCGAGGAAGCAGGCATCATCGGCGCCCTGCCCGGTATCATTGGATCGCTGATGGCGCTTGAGGTGATCCGCGCCATCGTTGGTTTCGGCGAAGGGCTCGTCGGCCGCCTGCTATTGATCGACGCGCTGACTATGCGCTTCGAAACCTTGAGCTATAGCTGGGATCCGGACAACGTCCTGAGTGGCTCGGGCAATCGCGAGAAGGCGCTCACGCCATAG
- the rpmI gene encoding 50S ribosomal protein L35 — protein sequence MPKLKTKSGAKKRFKITGTGKVVAAQAGKRHGMIKRTKKFIRNQRGTTTLFEGDARNVKQFFLPNSR from the coding sequence ATGCCCAAGTTGAAGACGAAATCGGGCGCCAAAAAGCGCTTCAAGATCACTGGGACGGGCAAGGTCGTTGCCGCACAGGCGGGAAAGCGCCACGGCATGATCAAGCGCACCAAGAAGTTCATCCGTAATCAGCGCGGCACAACCACGCTGTTCGAGGGTGATGCGAGGAACGTGAAGCAGTTCTTCCTCCCCAACAGCCGCTGA
- a CDS encoding NlpC/P60 family protein has product MNAFDPRLTAARPDLAALHLRGAVEAEAFVAPRLLRVTAPTAPLRREPVPDAPLDTEALAGEPVAVFEEREGWLWGQLLRDGYVGYLPAEALGRPSLPPGHAVAVLRTFVFPGPSIKLPPLCALPYAAEVAVAEMGPAPFARLADGGFVISRHIAPLRSWRDQDFVATAERFVDVPYLWGGKTVLGIDCSGLVQLSLRAAGVNWPRDTYRQEQSSAASRVTGGEQGRGLQRGDLVYWKGHVGIMIDAERLLHANAHHMMVAVEPLSDVVERSLSKGGGPITSVKRLAFPAIAA; this is encoded by the coding sequence ATGAACGCCTTCGATCCCCGCCTGACCGCAGCCCGACCGGATCTCGCAGCCTTGCATCTCCGTGGCGCGGTCGAAGCCGAGGCTTTTGTTGCGCCACGCCTCCTGCGGGTCACGGCCCCGACGGCACCATTGCGGCGTGAACCCGTGCCGGATGCGCCCCTCGACACCGAAGCTCTCGCCGGCGAGCCTGTCGCAGTGTTCGAGGAGCGCGAGGGGTGGCTTTGGGGACAATTACTGCGCGACGGCTATGTCGGCTATCTGCCGGCTGAAGCTCTGGGACGTCCGTCTCTGCCGCCGGGGCATGCCGTCGCGGTACTCCGCACCTTCGTTTTCCCCGGACCCAGCATCAAGCTGCCACCGCTCTGTGCGCTGCCCTATGCGGCGGAAGTCGCCGTGGCGGAGATGGGACCTGCGCCTTTCGCACGCTTGGCGGATGGCGGCTTCGTCATTTCGCGGCACATCGCACCGCTGCGCAGCTGGCGGGACCAGGACTTCGTTGCGACCGCCGAACGTTTTGTAGACGTGCCTTACCTCTGGGGTGGCAAGACGGTGCTTGGCATCGATTGTTCAGGTCTTGTCCAGCTCAGCTTGCGCGCGGCCGGGGTCAACTGGCCGCGTGATACCTACCGGCAGGAGCAGTCATCGGCTGCCAGCCGGGTTACGGGCGGCGAGCAGGGCCGCGGCCTGCAGCGCGGCGATCTCGTCTACTGGAAAGGCCATGTCGGCATCATGATCGACGCCGAACGCCTACTGCACGCGAACGCGCATCATATGATGGTCGCTGTCGAACCCCTGAGCGATGTCGTGGAACGCAGCCTGAGCAAGGGCGGCGGACCGATCACCAGCGTCAAGCGCCTCGCCTTTCCTGCGATTGCGGCCTGA
- a CDS encoding MarR family transcriptional regulator: MSVEIRALQALTLWHDVTLELVRDEDIDLSLRQMAILLTIYLDTPPHTVRGLARKLGVTKPVITRALDSMGKLDLVSRRRDEKDRRNVVVQRTVKGALAVERLGDIVIAKAATLRP, translated from the coding sequence ATGTCCGTTGAAATCCGTGCTTTGCAAGCACTCACATTGTGGCACGACGTCACGCTGGAGCTCGTGCGCGACGAGGACATCGACCTGTCCCTCAGGCAGATGGCTATCCTCCTCACGATCTATCTCGACACACCGCCGCATACGGTCCGCGGCTTGGCGCGCAAGCTCGGTGTGACGAAGCCGGTGATCACGCGCGCGCTCGACAGCATGGGCAAGCTCGACTTGGTGTCGCGCCGTCGCGACGAGAAGGATCGCCGCAACGTCGTCGTGCAGCGCACTGTCAAGGGAGCGCTCGCCGTAGAGCGCCTTGGTGATATTGTCATCGCCAAAGCGGCAACCTTGAGGCCATGA
- a CDS encoding glycosyltransferase family 4 protein: MLQIVPELEAGGAERTTVDIAAGLAAVGARALVATEGGRLVGELQAKGGVWIPFPARTKNPLAMALNVRRLIRICLNDGVEILHARSRAPAWVALAAARALKIPLVTTYHGSYAGRSAVKVMYNSVMARGDVVIANSIYTADLIRAAHPIANGRIRVVYRGTDLAQYSASAVPPDRVEALRRSWGVPPHERIVLLAGRLTGWKGQTVLIAGARKLLDRGLRDVAFVLAGDHQGRDGYVRELDQQIERLGVKGIVRRVGHCVDMPAAFLAASVVTVPSTEPEAFGRVAVEAQAMGTCVVVSDLGAVPETVLSPPQVPASERTGWHVPPGNADALADAIGEALDLGATALQGMAVRARRHVERNFSLESMVNETLDIYSALIERRPLETYDTFASQPP; this comes from the coding sequence ATCCTGCAGATCGTGCCGGAGCTGGAGGCAGGCGGCGCAGAACGAACGACCGTTGATATCGCGGCCGGCCTCGCCGCCGTGGGAGCTCGCGCCCTCGTTGCGACGGAAGGCGGACGCCTTGTGGGCGAGTTGCAGGCGAAGGGGGGCGTCTGGATCCCCTTTCCCGCCCGCACCAAGAACCCGCTGGCCATGGCGCTGAACGTCCGCCGGCTCATCCGCATCTGCCTCAACGACGGCGTCGAGATCCTCCATGCGCGGTCCCGCGCGCCCGCCTGGGTGGCACTCGCGGCTGCCCGCGCGCTCAAGATCCCTCTCGTCACCACCTATCACGGCAGCTACGCCGGACGCTCGGCCGTCAAGGTCATGTATAATTCCGTGATGGCGCGCGGTGATGTGGTGATCGCCAACTCGATCTATACGGCGGATCTCATCCGCGCCGCCCATCCCATCGCCAACGGCCGCATCCGGGTTGTCTACCGCGGCACAGATCTCGCCCAGTATTCGGCCAGCGCGGTACCGCCCGATCGGGTCGAGGCCTTGCGCAGATCCTGGGGCGTGCCGCCGCACGAGCGCATCGTGCTGCTCGCCGGCCGCCTGACGGGATGGAAGGGCCAGACCGTGCTGATCGCCGGGGCTCGCAAGCTCCTCGACCGCGGCCTGCGCGACGTCGCCTTCGTGCTTGCCGGTGACCATCAAGGCCGCGACGGCTACGTGCGAGAGCTCGATCAGCAGATCGAGCGACTCGGCGTGAAAGGCATCGTCCGCCGTGTGGGGCACTGCGTCGACATGCCGGCAGCGTTTCTCGCCGCCTCCGTCGTCACCGTGCCGTCGACAGAGCCGGAGGCCTTCGGCCGTGTCGCCGTGGAGGCGCAGGCCATGGGTACCTGCGTTGTCGTGTCCGACCTCGGCGCGGTTCCAGAAACAGTGCTCAGCCCACCCCAGGTCCCGGCTTCGGAACGCACCGGCTGGCATGTGCCTCCGGGCAATGCCGACGCGCTCGCGGACGCCATCGGAGAGGCACTCGATCTCGGCGCGACGGCCCTGCAGGGCATGGCCGTGCGCGCTCGCCGTCATGTGGAGCGAAACTTCTCGCTGGAGAGCATGGTCAACGAGACTTTGGACATATATTCAGCGTTAATCGAGCGCAGACCGCTCGAAACATACGACACATTTGCATCACAGCCCCCATAG
- the pheS gene encoding phenylalanine--tRNA ligase subunit alpha gives MSDLSGLETTITSAIAAAGDEATLEAVRIAALGKKGSISELLKTLGAMTPEERREKGPVINGLRDRVSSALAARKTALAEKALEARLASERVDVTLPVQEGPETRGRIHPISQVMDELTAIFADMGFSIAEGPDVETDFYNFTALNFPVGHPAREMHDTFFFAPDETGTRKLLRTHTSPVQIRTMLSKKPPIRVICPGRTYRCDSDQTHTPMFHQVEGLVIDKTSHLGHLKWILEEFCKTFFEVDSVKMRFRPSFFPFTEPSAEVDIQCSRKGGDIRFGEGEDWLEILGCGMVHPNVIRNCGLDPDEYQGFAWGMGIDRIAMLKYGMPDLRPFFEADVRWLSHYGFRPLDLPTLAGGLST, from the coding sequence ATGAGCGACCTGTCCGGGCTCGAAACCACCATTACATCAGCCATTGCGGCCGCCGGAGACGAGGCCACCCTGGAAGCCGTGCGCATCGCCGCGCTTGGCAAGAAGGGCTCGATTTCCGAGCTCCTGAAGACGCTCGGCGCCATGACGCCGGAGGAGCGGCGGGAGAAGGGGCCTGTTATCAATGGCCTGCGCGACCGGGTGTCCTCCGCGCTCGCAGCGCGCAAGACCGCGCTGGCCGAGAAGGCCCTGGAGGCGCGGCTTGCCTCCGAGCGTGTCGACGTCACGCTGCCCGTGCAGGAAGGCCCGGAGACCCGTGGCCGCATCCATCCGATCAGCCAAGTCATGGACGAGCTCACGGCGATCTTCGCGGACATGGGCTTCTCCATCGCCGAGGGGCCTGACGTCGAAACCGATTTCTACAATTTCACGGCGCTCAACTTCCCCGTCGGCCATCCCGCACGAGAGATGCACGACACCTTCTTCTTCGCGCCGGACGAGACGGGCACCCGCAAGCTCCTGCGCACGCATACGAGCCCCGTTCAGATCCGCACGATGCTGTCGAAGAAGCCGCCCATCCGCGTGATCTGCCCCGGCCGCACCTATCGCTGCGACAGCGACCAGACCCACACCCCGATGTTCCACCAGGTCGAGGGGCTCGTCATCGACAAGACGTCCCATCTCGGCCATCTCAAGTGGATCCTCGAGGAGTTCTGCAAGACCTTCTTCGAGGTCGACAGCGTCAAGATGCGCTTCCGCCCGTCGTTCTTCCCCTTCACCGAGCCGTCGGCGGAGGTGGATATCCAGTGCTCGCGCAAGGGTGGCGACATCCGCTTCGGCGAGGGCGAGGACTGGCTGGAGATCCTCGGCTGCGGGATGGTGCACCCGAATGTCATTCGGAACTGCGGCCTCGATCCGGACGAGTACCAGGGCTTCGCCTGGGGCATGGGCATCGACCGCATCGCCATGCTGAAATACGGCATGCCGGACCTGCGCCCCTTCTTCGAGGCCGACGTGCGCTGGCTAAGCCACTACGGCTTCCGCCCGCTCGACCTGCCGACACTGGCAGGCGGACTGTCGACCTGA
- the infC gene encoding translation initiation factor IF-3, translating to MRSIAAPQKEGPRANRDIRGVREVQLIDETGQNRGVMPLFDALRAAEEAGLDLVEIAPNSVPPVCKILDHGRFKFLEQKKAAEARKKQKTVEVKEIKLRPGIDDHDYEVKMKAVKRFFEEGDKVKITLRFRGREMAHQDLGYKLLVKVKDEMSEIAKVESEPLLEGRQMVMVLAPR from the coding sequence ATGAGATCCATCGCGGCTCCACAGAAGGAGGGTCCCCGCGCCAATCGAGACATTAGAGGTGTCCGCGAAGTCCAGCTGATCGACGAAACGGGTCAGAACCGCGGAGTTATGCCGCTCTTCGACGCGCTGCGCGCCGCCGAGGAAGCGGGGCTTGATCTCGTCGAGATCGCGCCGAACTCCGTTCCACCAGTCTGCAAGATCCTCGACCACGGCCGCTTCAAGTTCCTCGAACAGAAGAAGGCCGCCGAGGCACGCAAGAAGCAGAAGACCGTCGAGGTGAAGGAGATCAAGCTCCGCCCCGGCATCGATGACCACGACTATGAGGTCAAGATGAAGGCGGTGAAGCGCTTCTTCGAGGAAGGCGACAAGGTCAAGATCACGCTCAGGTTCCGCGGCCGCGAGATGGCTCACCAGGATCTCGGCTACAAGCTGCTCGTCAAGGTCAAGGACGAGATGTCCGAAATCGCCAAGGTCGAGAGCGAACCGCTACTCGAAGGTCGCCAGATGGTGATGGTTCTGGCACCACGTTGA
- a CDS encoding purine-nucleoside phosphorylase, with the protein MTDTSTPLLYQARAALEDRGVMGPFDHALVLGTGLGNIIEDVEGAVQVPYAAIPGFPDNGPAGQPGQLVSGYMEGKRVLIYAGRAHYYETGHARTMALPIALLGILGKPPVLLTNAAGSVKSTIRVGSLCVITDHINFSGLNPLIGDREDGRFVDMADAYDNRLRRRLKLAAIAAGIALNEGVYMWFSGPSFETPAEIRMARTLGAELVGMSTVPEVILARRYGLRVSAISVVTSYASGFEDAPQQHGPTKDITVSAAAGIRRIIRGFVSRPDEI; encoded by the coding sequence GTGACCGATACGTCCACGCCACTGCTGTATCAGGCCCGCGCCGCACTCGAGGACCGGGGCGTCATGGGCCCGTTCGATCATGCCCTGGTGCTTGGCACCGGCCTCGGCAATATCATCGAGGATGTCGAGGGTGCCGTGCAGGTGCCTTATGCCGCCATCCCCGGCTTCCCGGACAATGGGCCGGCCGGTCAACCCGGCCAGCTCGTGTCGGGCTATATGGAAGGCAAGCGCGTGCTGATTTATGCTGGCCGCGCTCATTATTATGAGACGGGCCATGCGCGGACGATGGCCCTGCCCATCGCGCTGCTCGGCATTCTCGGAAAGCCGCCCGTGCTGCTGACCAACGCGGCCGGCTCCGTCAAATCGACGATCCGCGTAGGCAGCCTGTGTGTCATCACCGACCACATCAATTTCTCAGGGCTCAATCCGCTGATCGGAGACCGGGAAGACGGCCGTTTCGTCGATATGGCGGACGCCTATGACAATCGGTTGCGCCGCCGGCTGAAGCTCGCAGCCATCGCGGCAGGCATTGCCCTGAACGAGGGTGTCTACATGTGGTTCTCGGGGCCGAGCTTCGAGACGCCCGCGGAGATCCGCATGGCGCGGACGTTAGGGGCAGAGCTCGTCGGCATGTCGACGGTGCCCGAGGTCATCCTGGCGCGCCGCTATGGTTTGCGCGTATCGGCGATTTCTGTGGTGACGAGTTATGCCTCAGGATTTGAGGATGCGCCGCAGCAGCATGGCCCAACCAAGGACATTACCGTTTCGGCCGCCGCGGGAATCAGGCGGATCATCCGCGGCTTCGTCTCGCGGCCCGATGAAATCTAG
- the rplT gene encoding 50S ribosomal protein L20, producing the protein MARVKRGVTSHAKHKKVFKAAKGFYGRRKNTIRTAKAAVDRAMQYSYRDRKNKKRTIRALWIQRINAAVREHGLTYSRFIDGLGKAGVEMDRKVLSDIAIREPDAFKAIVEKAKAALPAA; encoded by the coding sequence ATGGCCCGCGTCAAACGCGGCGTGACATCCCACGCCAAGCATAAGAAGGTTTTCAAGGCTGCCAAGGGTTTCTACGGCCGCCGCAAGAATACGATCCGCACCGCCAAGGCGGCTGTCGATCGCGCGATGCAGTATTCCTACCGCGATCGCAAGAACAAGAAGCGCACGATCCGCGCGCTCTGGATTCAGCGCATCAATGCGGCTGTTCGCGAGCACGGGCTGACCTACAGCCGATTTATCGATGGCCTCGGCAAGGCAGGGGTCGAGATGGATCGCAAGGTGCTGTCCGATATCGCCATTCGCGAGCCGGACGCCTTCAAGGCGATCGTCGAGAAGGCGAAGGCCGCGCTTCCCGCGGCCTGA